One Populus nigra chromosome 16, ddPopNigr1.1, whole genome shotgun sequence genomic window, CAGATCAATAAACTGTCAACCTAGACCATGACTTGTGCTTCGTTGTTTCTTTTCTCAATGAAACTCAGCCCCGGCTAGGTTCTGGGTTATAACAGGCCGATCGAGGTTTCATAACAATTCTTTTGATTACAGGACTTACCACTGTACCACTGCTTTTGAAGGCTCTTTGCAGTATAGATTTTGCTAAATGATTTCTCAAACACAGGGTCATTTATGCTTCTCAACCCGTCCTCGTAAAAGTTGTCTCCAGTAGAAACAACGAAATCAATGCTCAATTCTTCTCCTATTCTTCCCATCTGTAAGAAACTTGAGAAATCAAATGAATGTTCTTGCATTGAATGAATTATCACCACATATTTCCTCCATCAACCCACAGCATCAGTTCATATCTAGTAAGCATGAGACatctatatatgtatataacaTGATACTGAGTGTTAAGACTTGAAAGatggcttaaaaaaaaaaaaacctgaaatgcaacattggattgattataatttccttttcttccccaGTCTCCAACCACCAAAAAGCTAATTGAGCCATCCTCCTTGGTAGGTTGCTTGAATCGCTGAAGCTCAGCTAAGGCACAAAGAACATACACATGCAAGCAGGCCATCCATACGAGGTGCATTGAACTGAAATGGTGACTGAAACTAGCCATGATATcctgaaaaatataactttttagtTATCAGCTGTGGTTTGGGGTGCAAAAGATGTGAACTCAGGTAACCTCTTTGAAGAGCATATAATGTGGTACCTGGACACAAAAATTGTGGTGTCTCTAAAGATGTTCAAAGTCGAAAAAACCACCCGTTAGCTAGCTACAGATAGTATCCATGCAGATTCAGGATAAGAGATTCAATGAGGGCAAAGGAAACTTCATTCTATTAATGGACTAAATTCATCAGTGGTCACCATCAAAATCCACTTTCCTGGAAATTTCTTGTTTTGTCTTGTTCAATACCAAAAGAGACGTAAACCTatgaaagaaaatcattgatgaGCAAGAGAATTCAAGGAACGAAGATGGATTGAAGGTGGTGGTGCTATATTGGCGCTTGCTTGATGTCACAAGGCTGGTGTACTTTTGCCCTGACCCTGACAATCCATACTAAAAAGTTGGCTCTGCAAGTCTATCACCATTGGGTAAATAAACCTCGCCAATTGCTCACATTGGCTGCAGAATTATTTGCCACTCACCAATCTCATCCTTTGACTCTACCGTTAGTTACAATTAAATTGCATGTAGTTATCAGGAAACTGGATTGGTTCTTGTGTTGGAGCACTGATTTACCAATTTTTTGGGTGCAATATTATTGCAAGgccctttttcctttctttcttttttgtttaataaaaaattcagtgGGGTTTGGTAAATAGTAAAAGCAACGGAATCCCATGAAGATTGCTAGAAGCTCTCcatcaatttaatcattttcatGACATTCTagactctatttttttcttttttttttcttttttgaggtGGCCCTAACTCACAATTATCACAGCGCTCAATGACAATGAAACATGAGCTCAATaatgataggaaaaaaataaaaatttataacagTGACAATCAGTTGGCTATGGATCCCTAGGTTGATGAGTGGAGCAACTTTGTTGTAGTCCATCTATGCAAAACAGTGCCAGAAACATCATAAAATGCAATCTCTGCTTCATTCTGAGTCAACTGCACAGACATGAAACCTTGACCATCGTAGAAGAATTTTAGACCatctttgttttgttctttaatgTCACCCCTCCATGCCTTAGACCCAGCTCCACTGGTTAGAAATTGTATTGGACTGTCAAAAAAATGTCCATCATTAGTAATATTTTCAAGAACCCTTTCCACTAAGCAACACAGTAATCACTTAAGTTGTACCTCTCTGTGTCACTGATGTGTTCAAGGCAATGGTCATGTCCATTCATGTAAAAATCTACATTATTGGCCTGAATGTAATGAAAACAGCACCGAAAGAGATTCAATCTTGTGTTCAAAATTACTTCATCAGCAAAAAGTAAAACAGAACTGCTTTTCAATGATTGTGTTTACCTTCAGGATTGGATGAAGCTTGCTGACAAGTTCCTCAGTGTCGCCATGATGTCCAATGCTTCTAATTGCGTGATGACCCACAACAATTTTCCACTTTGCACTTGATTCACTCAATGCCAACTTTAGATCCTGATCGAAAAAAGGGTATAATCCACTACTTAATTATCCAGAGCTCTATCTAAACAGTTGATAGACCACTGATTTAGTGGCTATTAAAGTGCATATATTGTAAAGTCGATGCATTATTTTGAAAGTAAAACAATGAACATACCTTTATTAGGTTTGCAATATAAGATCTAGGAGATCCAATGCCTCTCCAGTCATAAGTATGGCCCTCAGCATTAATAAAGTAAGATTGGACAAAAGGGGTGGTATccacaaagaaaatttcagCCAATTCTGCAGAAAAACAGAAGAGAAGGATTTGAGTTATTAGATGAATAAATCCTAAATTAACATCTAAATTTCAAGTGTCAAGTGGTCATAGTTGGTAtagtctttatatatatatgagatgaAGGAAGCACTTAAAATGTAGAAGCTGCTACCCACCAGCATTGACGATGAAAGATCTCAAACATAGCCACCTGCTATCAATTTTCCTAAGTTGTTGGCTCAATTGTGCCTCTGCATTCCCCCTATAGTCATGATTTCCCAAGActgcagaagagaagagaaagaaaattagaaaattcaaaTCAAGTAAGATCAACATGTAActtctcatttttatttgtggaaaaaaatcattcagCCAGTCGCCAGGTTTGGTACTCACCACTGTACCACTGCTTTTGCAGGCTATTTGCAGTGTAGATTTGAGTAAATGATTCCACAAATGCTTTGTCTTGGTTTCCAGTCAATCCATTATCATAGAAATTATCACCTGTTGAAACTACAAAATCTATGTCCAGCTTCTCTCCAATCCTTCCCATCTGTATCCATGCAAATCAAAGGAAGATTAGCAGGTACGTGTTAGTTGATAAAGGAAAGTTCTTTAAGAGATGGGAATGTCAAGTACATGTTGCACGACTCTCTCACACACGgaaacatgaaataaatcagAAATAGCAAAGAAGCTGGAAGAACCTGAACAGCAACTTCAGACTGGTTGAAAGCACCTTTTCTGCCCCAATCTCCAAGCACCAAAAAGGAAAGAGTCCCGTCAGTTTTTGCAGGCTGTCCAAATCTTTGAAGCTCTGCATGTGTAGAGACTAAGCACAACCCAAAACTACATATCACCAAAACAAGGCATAGAGCCATGCTTTTGTTATTGAGAATGAGACCTGCCATGTCTCTCTAGCTAGAGCTgaacagagaagaaaagaaggatGGACAGAAGAGAATCTTGCTGGGGATAATTCTTTGTACCATATAGCAAGCAACTCGTGAACTTGTTTCTCTACGCTGCAGCGAGTCCTGTCCACGTCCCTATTGTTTCTTGAGTCCATTAACCTATTTTTATAGACCAAAATAGctagttaattattaattatgaaataagaAAACTATAGATTTGAAAAGTCGAGTTTGGCAAGGAAACTATGACATCtctaatgatttgttttttattgcgtCAGCGattattttgaagtattttttatttaaaaaaatatttttaacattaatataatttaaaattataaaaaaataatttaaaataaaaaaaataaaaaaatttcaaaaacatctttTAGACAATAAATCAAACACACTCGAAGGCCATGTTAGGTGTTTTGGATTCAGAACCAAAATTAGCCAAGCCGGTAGTCGGTCACCATGCCTCATACGGACACTAAAAAGTAGAGCTAAATATGACAAGGGTAATTGATGATATAagccttaattattattattattattattaattcatgtTCGTTACCTTGACTTAATATTGAAATCAAAAGTctcgattttaatttttttcatgaattttattttaaggtaatgtttaattactattttataataaaaacatataaaaaacatcttttctccatctgtttttttaaagtagaaGAATTCACCAAAAAACAATCATtgacataaatttattttgataaatttatcttgataaatttatttttgtttttttaactaaatatatttttatttatttttatatttaattttcacaTAT contains:
- the LOC133676136 gene encoding purple acid phosphatase 17-like; protein product: MAGLILNNKSMALCLVLVICSFGLCLVSTHAELQRFGQPAKTDGTLSFLVLGDWGRKGAFNQSEVAVQMGRIGEKLDIDFVVSTGDNFYDNGLTGNQDKAFVESFTQIYTANSLQKQWYSVLGNHDYRGNAEAQLSQQLRKIDSRWLCLRSFIVNAELAEIFFVDTTPFVQSYFINAEGHTYDWRGIGSPRSYIANLIKDLKLALSESSAKWKIVVGHHAIRSIGHHGDTEELVSKLHPILKANNVDFYMNGHDHCLEHISDTESPIQFLTSGAGSKAWRGDIKEQNKDGLKFFYDGQGFMSVQLTQNEAEIAFYDVSGTVLHRWTTTKLLHSST